taaaacaacaacagcaattaTTTGTTTGACCAAAAACAATCTTGACTCAAGGTCCACTCTAGAGCTAGATTGATAAACTGGCCAATAACTCAGCTGGGCCAATATATCAGTCTATATTAGCGTATTGCAGATACATCTGTCTTAGAATATATATTTCTGAGTTCTTACAAATGTAAGGAATCCTTATCACAAAAGGTTTTTTTACATATTGATATCGGTACTGAcctaaaaaaaatccagtacTGGTTAGGCCATAGTCAATTTACTAGATTTTTTTGTGAGATGCAATGAAAGCTCCTGAAAAAGCTGGTAAGTGAGcgttgagttgagattgttttgtcaaatactAAATAATATTTCCAAGATCGAGAATAAACTCACTATCAAGTAACTATGAATGCAAAAGAAAGAATATGatacattaataaaatgttttgtttctgtcaaggATTTGAGCTGACTAAAACCAGAAGTGACGTCACAGGAAGTGAAAAACGTATACAACAAAGATGGCGTCTTCCGGCGAGGCAACGGTGAATGATCCACACGTGGGTAAAAAGAAGAAGGTAACTACGAATAAGTCATTAATAAGAGGACGTTACTGCAACCGTGTCAACTTTTGATACCATCAGCTACGACAGATTAACACATACTGACAGACACAGCGTATCATTGACTGATCATTTGCCAGCATCAGGCAGCTAACGCAAGTAGCGCGGGTGTACGGGGTCCTGGAGGAGCTCGAGCTGACCCCGTTTCTGGgcacaaataaatacacttaactctctgtcctctccttaAAGTCACTGCTGCTAACTTGCCACCGTTTGCTTCCCTCTAATAGCCTCCAGCTCGTTACTGGCAGGAACcaaaggaggaggggaaagatGAAAACAATGTGGGAAAAGACGGAGAACAGACTGAACAGGCTCTGCAACAGAAGGAGCAAAAGACACAGAAAgctaagaaaagaaaacaaaaagaggatCAAAGCGATGGAAATAAATTCATATCAGGGGTAAGAGAAAAGAGAATGAAAGGCATTGTTTTGTGACTGACTCAGCATCAATTTGTCACTGTCATTCAGAGAGGTAGGAAATAAATCtacaaaatatcacaatatttttaATACCAGTAATGTGAATACTATATAAGATTCTTATTATAGGAATGTGTAATGGGGTGTTTCAGGTGCTAACAATTCACGGTTTGATGAAATCATTTGTATTCCACGCTGCCTGACAGTGTCACATATATAATAATCTGTATTTTGACATATGAAACATTGACtgacatatttaatatttttggaattgatttttttaatacagcGCACTGAATGATGCCTAACAATATGCTTACATTTATATTTCCAATGTAGTATAAAATTCATCTGAATTATATTTAGGGATGTGTCGATATATTGGCCAAACATCGGTATCAGCTCATATTCGTCCTGCTGACTGCAAATAGGATGACATTCACTGATGGCAGTGGCTGATGTTAATCTGTTGTGTCGCATCAATTTTGCACTGGCTAaattttgtgttggttatttgtatttgttgtatagcagGCTAAAATGGTttttgaagcagttatttttccAAAGATTAATCTTTTTCTTGTGAAAGAAGTTATATTAAAGGTTGTTTCATAATTTTGAATTTAATCGAAGggctgaatgactttaaaacagttcagttatttTGTTGTAATGAAGATTTTTTGTTTCCCTGGCACAAAATGGtggaataaataacaacaaaaactaaatatacaacaacaaaaaaagcatcgGCACTGGATATCAGGTACATCCCTAATTATAATTGTAACTGTGGAATGAAACAatggagttttttttgttttgttttttttaccatgtgTTGAATTAAGAGCCCTGTACTGAATGTTGCAGTGCATACTTTAACTGTGAAGCAGCCTTAAGACCAGAAGAAGATAATGTTTAAGCTATACTGCAATATTGCAATACCCCAAATTCCAAACAATATCCATTTTCATACTCCAGTATTGATATTATATCAATATAATTAgtgtttaacaaaataaatccaGTGTATTTCTTCTGATTATTGTTCATACTCCCTCAGAAATTGGACCCTTTCCCTGGGCCTGCTCCTATTCCAGAAGACAGGGTGCAGAAGTTCAAGAGgaaagataaaattaaaaaggtaAGCACACCAATGTTTCTTATTTATAATTTCTAGTAAGTAAGTGTTGTTGTCACTAGCCAACATCTCATTCCTTTATTCTTCTCATCATAGCCTCACTGCCAGCATTACAAGCTGAGAGACATGATAGCTCGCTCAGAGGAAGCTTCAGAAATGGCCCAGAAACAAGCTGCCCGGCTTGACCTTCTACTCCCAGAGGATGCAGGGTAATTTCTTCTAAAAGTCGCTGTCTGTTTCGTGTCACAGAGATTAAATGACGAAAAATGCCACTGCTTAAAAGTCTGGTTGTGACACATTTCCCTCTAATTTCAGGTTTCTAGAAGGAGATGAAGACGAGGACACGTGTATGATTTCTCAGGAAGATATTGCAGATGCTGTGGATATAACATCTGGGGCAAAGGTGGGACACTGACTGGACACTAGTGCAGATGTTGGAAGATTTCGCTTTTTACATCTTAGTGCTGGGGGCCTTAGTTATATTAACAGAGTCTCTATTTTGATCCTGTTAggtaaaatgttactttaaatattgatttacagcataaaaaaaacatgataaagtatctgtttgttttacaaaaacTTTATCTGGCAtaagaaattattttatctcTAAACAAATTCAAGTTTAGACATACTATGTGAATTTTCTGCTGGTTACTTGGGGCATTGCAGGTTTGCATCCCATGTCAGATTTCAGTTAATAAACAAAGTACATGGGCTGTGTGTTCcgctattacagagactgggaACAACATGAGCAATATTTAGCACGGGTTGTTCCCAATTAATTTACATATTAACATATAACTTGTGAGGGCTTAACTTTAATAGTAGAAAACAAGTAGAACGCTGTGTGTTTTGGAGGATCAAGACTTGGATTACTTATTTGttgagttgtttttctttttttccctacattttttttagtttttcaaataGCATggcacaagaacaacaacataTCACACCatatataaacagtaaaaaacGTACATACACAGGAAGAAAGTAAGataaaacaagaacaaagagGCAACGAAAAAGATAGATCAACACTCTCTACGGGGAGATAGTCCATGAGTAggatcatttttcattttgaaaatacagctAAGCTCCTTGGCTATGCAGTCCCAAAAACGTGAATGTATTAACATTGCCAGAAAAAATGATTATAATTCCCCTTTtctctgtgacattttaaaaagagaggTGATAAGCCATGATCCATCTTGCTCCAAATAGAAGTTATATAATCTTTGGAGAACTGTGTGGTTTGTTCAGTTGTTTTTAAGTTTCAAActgttctcttttctctccagtgCAGTCAAACTTAATTTgatagataaaaatgtgttactttgttgttgtaattttaTGCTGACATAAGCATACTGTGGCAAATTATGTTTGGATaacatttaagttaaatatcAAGAGCACTTTTATAGATAGGTTCCCAGGTCTGTTGTTGTTGCCCAGATTGTTTGCCTTTTattaacttgttttttctttctcccacgTCCTCCTCAgcattttaatctgaaaatgtcTCAGTTTGGACCATATCGAGTGGATTACAGCAAGACTGGACGGTCAGTATCACACTCTACATAGTCATTCAAACCATGTATGAAGTGTTTGTCTTGGGGTTGTTTACATCATCAAACAGTCATCTTGATTCAGTGTTAATGGAAGACAACAGGTATTTGTGTCCAATAACAGGAAGATGAAAGCAACAGCTAATGATATGAGTCAGTTAGCACAGcattaagagaaaataaattccagatagtttttatttaaacctgtaatacttgattttgttttaccacttgggggcagaacAAGAAGCTGTAAACCTAACACATATTATCACCAATTTTTATATTGATATTggcttttttcacagcagcattGAAGCGAAAACACAGGGgtaattaataaatatcatTCTAATTGGTCCATAGAATAACATCAATGctatcattaatgttattaattacaccggTGCAGTTCCCAATGGTAGTAAATAAATGgcttggtgctgggcaggtaacATACTGTGGGtttctcactgaaaacagctgcctgtcgGTGCCGATGaaaacactgagactgaaccaaaacagtaatgttgcaaaatcaaaataatgacgctgaaagacactaaagcactctgtagagctgagggaaactgcagcgTTTGgttataattctctgtgggttcatcacttcAAGCgaaccctttcacattatacatagttatttgatccattgttgatatagaaatattgattttaatgtttgagTTGTATGTATGTTGTTAACAATGTGTTCTCCTCACTTCAGTCACCTGCTGCTTGGTGGGAGGAGAGGCCATGTTGCTTGTATAGATTGGCAGTCCAAAGAGCTAATGTGTGAGATAAACGTGATGGAGTCTGTCAATGATATAAAGTAAgcacaaaacaaagcacaaaacatTGTATATTACAATCATGCTTCACCTACCAGGAACTGTGAACATCCTCTTTGTTAATCAAATAAATTTCTGCCTTTATTTAGGTGGCTCCATAGTGAGGCCATGTATGCAGTGGCTCAGAAGAAGTGGCTGCATATCTATGACTCCAATGGAATAGAGCTTCACTGCATCCGCAAATTCAATGACGTCCTTCGTATGCAGTTCCTCCCCTACCACTTTTTGCTAGCCACAGCGGTGGGTACATTGAAGACGTACTTCTAGGTTTTGTGCATGATGCAttgtatgtttatgttaaatatATTCCATAGAAAAAAAGTAAACTACCACGCACTCTTATCACCTCTGCACTGatctatttaaaaaagattGATGTTTTGATGACAAGGACCTTTGTCAAGACTATGTTAAATATATTACCACAATaacaaaaagttgttttttcttttgaatgCTGAATTTGCCACAAACCATGATGTATGAGACACTCAACTGAGAGAGGTTTTCTCTTGGTTAAaccttcattttattttttctttaactaGGTAAAATCTCATTaagattaaaatctctttttttcaagagagacctgGCCAAAAGGGCAGCATTGAAACATTGTTACAATAATGACAGTAAATACAAATAACATAAACAGGCTAAGACAGCTTATTACACACTACAAAAGAGTATAGAAAATACCCTGTTAAGGTGCATAAACGCATATTGAGTTTCCAAAACTGGGACAtgtttcaaagtctgacactgtgtgtCGTTgttccccccccacacacacacaaaatcaagttattttttttagccaatatttgtttacattttagcaaattggcaccattaaaagtatgccgaagttgctattagcagttcctgtttgcagtgattctcaggcaagtgctggtgtgtttttctatgatttctgaGCAGATTTATGGCCATTTCTTGGACAATGGACACTGGAGAAAATGATATTGTCTGGAAGTCACACTAAAactatgtgtatcatgtctgtgcttAAGAGTGCTACAAGTTTCCTTCAATACCTGGATGTATCAGTGGGAAAGGAGGTGGCTGCCATCTGCACCAAGACTGGCCGGCTTGACGTGATGTGCCAGAACCCTCATAATGCCATCATCCACCTAGGCCACCACAACGGCACGGTCACCCTCTGGTCGCCAAACCA
This sequence is a window from Siniperca chuatsi isolate FFG_IHB_CAS linkage group LG10, ASM2008510v1, whole genome shotgun sequence. Protein-coding genes within it:
- the wdr46 gene encoding WD repeat-containing protein 46, translated to MASSGEATVNDPHVGKKKKPPARYWQEPKEEGKDENNVGKDGEQTEQALQQKEQKTQKAKKRKQKEDQSDGNKFISGKLDPFPGPAPIPEDRVQKFKRKDKIKKPHCQHYKLRDMIARSEEASEMAQKQAARLDLLLPEDAGFLEGDEDEDTCMISQEDIADAVDITSGAKHFNLKMSQFGPYRVDYSKTGRHLLLGGRRGHVACIDWQSKELMCEINVMESVNDIKWLHSEAMYAVAQKKWLHIYDSNGIELHCIRKFNDVLRMQFLPYHFLLATASATSFLQYLDVSVGKEVAAICTKTGRLDVMCQNPHNAIIHLGHHNGTVTLWSPNQKEALVKMLCHQGGVRSVTVDKTGTYMVTSGMDKKLKVYDIRAFKPLKSYFLPAGASCLSLSQRGLLSAATGDIVQVYRDVWSTPVTKPYMAHRVQKTVWGLHFCPFEDVLGVGHGDGFTSMLVPGAGEPNFDGLDANPYRSAKQRQEWEVKALLEKIQPELISLDPTELGQVDRATFEQRHQDRVQALGFDPLAKEKFIPKYKKKGRSSAGSVERRKKQVAHVDQRDVIKKSVEDKIKMEKEIKEKEKKKATVLSSQRSALDRFKK